In a genomic window of Bacillus rossius redtenbacheri isolate Brsri chromosome 4 unlocalized genomic scaffold, Brsri_v3 Brsri_v3_scf4_2, whole genome shotgun sequence:
- the LOC134542475 gene encoding hydroxypyruvate reductase isoform X1 gives MSVLLRKVLISDPVDDACVRLLQEHGIEATCKYRLSKDDLVKEIKNYEGLIVRSETKVTADVIASASSLKVIGRAGTGVDNIDINAATKKGVIVLNAPGGNSISACELTCALIANLARNVTEACMSLKDGRWDRKLFAGFELSGKTLAVLGLGRIGREVAARMQSYGMRVIGFDPLVSASDAKAFNVEKMELEEIWPLADFITVHTPLIPQTRNLINETVLSKCKSGVRVVNVARGGIVDEAALLAALKSGRCGGAGLDVFAEEPPQGEVTRELIRHPKVVATPHLGASTAEAQRRVAVEVAEQFVALAAGCSSEYRVTGAVNAPVLAAAASPASDAWIRLAKELGRILSKLVKGVIPDTLIEIRTSGEALGGMKFLGTAVLMGMLTGHTKNGLNMINAPTLAKEAGIEVVAKHDSEHDAAPLLQVSVSLGKVGSHSVQGAVKADGSPYLLAIDGASFEQGGVLLGGNSLLFRGKDRGSLAAIVAALVAQGAAVTSLAAAGGEGQWVVVRTAESSPAPSVPGVVAF, from the exons ATGTCGGTGCTTCTGAGAAAAGTCTTGATCAGCGACCCCGTTGATGACGCATGCGTCAGGCTGCTTCAGGAGCACGGCATAGAGGCGACCTGCAAGTACCGCCTCAGCAAAGATGACCTGGTGAAAGAGATCAAG AACTACGAAGGGCTGATCGTAAGGTCCGAGACGAAGGTCACTGCAGACGTCATCGCGTCTGCCTCCTCGCTGAAAGTGATTGGACGCGCCGGCACAGGGGTGGACAACATAGACATCAACGCTGCTACGAAGAAGGGCGTCATAGTTCTCAA TGCTCCTGGAGGAAATTCGATAAGTGCCTGCGAGCTGACGTGTGCACTGATTGCAAACCTGGCGAG GAATGTGACGGAGGCCTGCATGTCGCTGAAGGACGGCCGGTGGGACCGCAAGTTGTTCGCGGGCTTCGAGCTGTCGGGCAAGACACTGGCCGTGCTGGGCCTCGGCAGGATCGGCCGGGAGGTCGCCGCGCGGATGCAGTCCTACGGCATGAGG gtaaTTGGTTTTGACCCACTTGTGTCAGCAAGCGATGCAAAGGCCTTCAATGTGGAGAAAATGGAGTTGGAAGAAATATGGCCACTTGCAGACTTCATCACGGTCCACACACCTCTGATACCACAGACTAGAA ACCTGATAAACGAGACGGTGCTGTCGAAGTGCAAGTCAGGAGTCCGCGTGGTGAACGTGGCTCGAGGGGGCATCGTGGATGAGGCTGCTCTCCTTGCGGCGCTCAAG TCGGGCCGGTGCGGAGGAGCGGGCCTGGACGTGTTCGCGGAGGAGCCGCCCCAGGGGGAGGTGACCCGGGAGCTCATCAGGCACCCCAAGGTGGTGGCCACGCCGCACCTGGGGGCCAGCACGGCCGAGGCCCAGCGCCGGGTGGCCGTCGAGGTGGCGGAGCAGTTCGTCGCCCTGGCCGCCGGCTGCAGCTCCGAGTACCGCGTCACGGGCGCCGTCAACGCCCCCGTCCTCGCCGCGGCCGCATCTCCCGCCAGCGACGCCTGGATCCGCCTCGCCAAGGAGCTGGGCAGGATCCTCTCCAAGCTTGTGAAAGGAGTCATCCCGGATACACTCATCGAGATCAGAACTTCAG GGGAAGCCCTGGGGGGCATGAAGTTCCTGGGCACCGCGGTGCTGATGGGCATGCTCACGGGCCACACCAAGAACGGCCTCAACATGATCAACGCCCCCACGCTGGCCAAGGAGGCGGGCATCGAGGTGGTCGCCAAGCATGACTCCGAGCATGACGCCGCGCCCCTCCTGCAAGTGAGCGTCTCCCTGGGGAAGGTCGGCTCGCACAGCGTCCAAG GGGCGGTGAAGGCGGACGGATCTCCGTACCTGCTGGCCATCGACGGCGCCAGCTTCGAGCAGGGAGGCGTGCTGCTGGGGGGCAACTCCCTCCTCTTCCGCGGCAAGGACCGCGGCAGCCTGGCCGCCATCGTCGCCGCGCTGGTCGCGCAGGGCGCGGCTGTCACCAGCCTCGCCGCGGCCGGCGGCGAGGGGCAGTGGGTCGTGGTGCGCACGGCCGAGAGCTCGCCCGCCCCCTCCGTGCCCGGGGTCGTCGCCTTCTGA
- the LOC134542475 gene encoding D-3-phosphoglycerate dehydrogenase isoform X2, with protein sequence MSVLLRKVLISDPVDDACVRLLQEHGIEATCKYRLSKDDLVKEIKNYEGLIVRSETKVTADVIASASSLKVIGRAGTGVDNIDINAATKKGVIVLNAPGGNSISACELTCALIANLARNVTEACMSLKDGRWDRKLFAGFELSGKTLAVLGLGRIGREVAARMQSYGMRVIGFDPLVSASDAKAFNVEKMELEEIWPLADFITVHTPLIPQTRNLINETVLSKCKSGVRVVNVARGGIVDEAALLAALKSGRCGGAGLDVFAEEPPQGEVTRELIRHPKVVATPHLGASTAEAQRRVAVEVAEQFVALAAGCSSEYRVTGAVNAPVLAAAASPASDAWIRLAKELGRILSKLVKGVIPDTLIEIRTSGEALGGMKFLGTAVLMGMLTGHTKNGLNMINAPTLAKEAGIEVVAKHDSEHDAAPLLQVSVSLGKVGSHSVQGTV encoded by the exons ATGTCGGTGCTTCTGAGAAAAGTCTTGATCAGCGACCCCGTTGATGACGCATGCGTCAGGCTGCTTCAGGAGCACGGCATAGAGGCGACCTGCAAGTACCGCCTCAGCAAAGATGACCTGGTGAAAGAGATCAAG AACTACGAAGGGCTGATCGTAAGGTCCGAGACGAAGGTCACTGCAGACGTCATCGCGTCTGCCTCCTCGCTGAAAGTGATTGGACGCGCCGGCACAGGGGTGGACAACATAGACATCAACGCTGCTACGAAGAAGGGCGTCATAGTTCTCAA TGCTCCTGGAGGAAATTCGATAAGTGCCTGCGAGCTGACGTGTGCACTGATTGCAAACCTGGCGAG GAATGTGACGGAGGCCTGCATGTCGCTGAAGGACGGCCGGTGGGACCGCAAGTTGTTCGCGGGCTTCGAGCTGTCGGGCAAGACACTGGCCGTGCTGGGCCTCGGCAGGATCGGCCGGGAGGTCGCCGCGCGGATGCAGTCCTACGGCATGAGG gtaaTTGGTTTTGACCCACTTGTGTCAGCAAGCGATGCAAAGGCCTTCAATGTGGAGAAAATGGAGTTGGAAGAAATATGGCCACTTGCAGACTTCATCACGGTCCACACACCTCTGATACCACAGACTAGAA ACCTGATAAACGAGACGGTGCTGTCGAAGTGCAAGTCAGGAGTCCGCGTGGTGAACGTGGCTCGAGGGGGCATCGTGGATGAGGCTGCTCTCCTTGCGGCGCTCAAG TCGGGCCGGTGCGGAGGAGCGGGCCTGGACGTGTTCGCGGAGGAGCCGCCCCAGGGGGAGGTGACCCGGGAGCTCATCAGGCACCCCAAGGTGGTGGCCACGCCGCACCTGGGGGCCAGCACGGCCGAGGCCCAGCGCCGGGTGGCCGTCGAGGTGGCGGAGCAGTTCGTCGCCCTGGCCGCCGGCTGCAGCTCCGAGTACCGCGTCACGGGCGCCGTCAACGCCCCCGTCCTCGCCGCGGCCGCATCTCCCGCCAGCGACGCCTGGATCCGCCTCGCCAAGGAGCTGGGCAGGATCCTCTCCAAGCTTGTGAAAGGAGTCATCCCGGATACACTCATCGAGATCAGAACTTCAG GGGAAGCCCTGGGGGGCATGAAGTTCCTGGGCACCGCGGTGCTGATGGGCATGCTCACGGGCCACACCAAGAACGGCCTCAACATGATCAACGCCCCCACGCTGGCCAAGGAGGCGGGCATCGAGGTGGTCGCCAAGCATGACTCCGAGCATGACGCCGCGCCCCTCCTGCAAGTGAGCGTCTCCCTGGGGAAGGTCGGCTCGCACAGCGTCCAAG ggACTGTGTGA